Proteins encoded within one genomic window of Balaenoptera ricei isolate mBalRic1 chromosome 10, mBalRic1.hap2, whole genome shotgun sequence:
- the SLC11A2 gene encoding natural resistance-associated macrophage protein 2, which translates to MVLGPEQKTPDEDASGDHGDPASLGAINPAYSNSSLPQSSGGHSEEPFTTYFDEKIAIPEEEYSCFSFRKLWAFTGPGFLMSIAYLDPGNIESDLQSGAVAGFKLLWVLLMATIVGLLLQRLAARLGVVTGLHLAEMCHRQYPRVPRIILWLMVELAIVGSDMQEVIGSAIAINLLSVGRVPLWGGVLITIADTFVFLFLDKYGLRKLEAFFGFLITIMALTFGYEYVTVKPSQTQVLKGMFLPSCSGCHTSQIEQAVGIVGAVIMPHNMYLHSALVKSRQVDRANKEEVREANKYFFIESCIALFVSFIINVFVVSVFAEAFFEKTNKQVVEVCRNISSPHTHLFPDDNSTLTVDIYKGGVVLGCYFGPAALYIWAVGILAAGQSSTMTGTYSGQFVMEGFLNLKWSRFARVILTRSIAIIPTLLVAVFQDVEHLTGMNDFLNVLQSLQLPFALIPILTFTSLRPVMSEFANGIGWRIAGGILVLIICSINMYFVMVYVQELGHVALYVVAAVVSIAYLSFVFYLGWQCLIALGMSFLDCGHTYLRLGLTVQPELYLLNTVDADSLVSR; encoded by the exons ATGGTGTTGGGTCCTGAACAGAAGACACCAGATG AAGATGCTTCTGGAGACCACGGGGACCCTGCCAGTCTTGGGGCCATCAACCCTGCCTACAGTAACTCCTCTCTTCCACAGTCCTCTGGGGGGCACTCAGAGGAGCCCTTCACCACCTACTTTGATGAGAAGATCGCCATTCCTGAGGAGGAG TACTCTTGTTTTAGCTTTCGTAAACTCTGGGCTTTCACGGGTCCGGGATTTCTTATGAGCATTGCCTACCTGGATCCAGGAAACATTGAATCTGATTTGCAGTCTGGAGCAGTGGCTGGATTTAAG TTGCTCTGGGTTCTTCTGATGGCCACCATCGTGGGGCTCCTGCTCCAGCGCCTTGCAGCTAGACTGGGAGTGGTCACTGGGCTGCATCTTGCTGAAATGTGTCACCGTCAGTATCCCAGG GTTCCACGAATTATCCTGTGGCTGATGGTGGAGTTGGCTATCGTTGGCTCAGATATGCAAGAAGTTATTGGCTCCGCTATTGCCATCAACCTCCTCTCTGTAGGAAG GGTCCCGCTGTGGGGTGGAGTTCTTATCACCATTGCAGAtacctttgtatttctctttttggaCAAATATG GCTTGCGGAAGCTAGAAGCattttttggttttctcatcACAATTATGGCCCTCACATTTGGATATGAG TATGTTACAGTGAAACCCAGCCAGACCCAGGTCCTCAAAGGCATGTTCCTGCCATCCTGTTCAGGCTGTCATACCTCACAGATCGAGCAGGCTGTGGGCATCGTGGGTGCTGTTATCATGCCACACAACATGTACCTGCATTCTGCTTTAGTCAAG TCCAGACAGGTAGACCGAGCCAATAAGGAGGAAGTTCGGGAAGCCAATAAGTACTTTTTCATTGAATCCTGCAttgctctttttgtttcttttatcatcAACGTCTTTGTCGTCTCAGTCTTTGCTGAAGCATTTTTTGAGAAAACCAACAAGCAGGTG GTTGAAGTCTGTAGAAATATCAGCAGTCCCCATACTCATCTTTTTCCTGACGATAACTCAACACTGACTGTGGACATCTACAAAGGG GGTGTTGTGCTGGGGTGTTACTTCGGGCCTGCTGCACTCTACATCTGGGCAGTGGGGATCCTGGCTGCAGGACAGAGCTCCACCATGACAGGAACCTACTCTGGCCAGTTTGTCATGGAG GGATTCCTGAACCTAAAGTGGTCACGCTTTGCCCGAGTGATTCTGACCCGCTCTATTGCCATCATCCCCACTCTGCTTGTTGCCGTCTTCCAAGATGTAGAGCATCTGACAGGGATGAATGACTTCCTGAATGTTCTTCAGAGCTTACAA cttcCCTTTGCTCTCATACCCATCCTCACATTTACGAGCTTGCGGCCGGTAATGAGTGAATttgccaatggaat AGGCTGGAGGATCGCAGGCGGTATCTTGGTCCTTATCATCTGTTCCATCAACATGTACTTTGTCATGGTTTATGTCCAGGAACTAGGGCATGTGGCATTGTATGTGGTGGCTGCTGTGGTCAGCATAGCTTACCTGAGCTTTGTGTTTTACTTG gGTTGGCAATGTTTGATTGCACTGGGCATGTCCTTCCTAGACTGTGGGCACACG